The Halobaculum magnesiiphilum genome contains the following window.
TGAGCAGCGCGCCAGACAACTTCTACGGACTGTCGATGAGTAAGCACGCGACCGCTAATGTGCAAATCTGCACAAGGGCACCGATGTCCCTCTAATTGTATTGTTACGCATTAACATACATTAGCGGAAACATCCGGCCATTGTCCGACAGGCCGCCGACCGACGCGGTGGGGCGGTAGGGCGCCGGGTCAGGCGCCCGTACTGCGGGGCGGTCCGAACGCGCCGAAGGCGCGTGAGGTACTTTCGGTCTGTGAGTTCTTACTCACAACTGCCGCTACAGGTGTTGCGCGACCCTGTTCTGCATCTCTTGCATTTCTGATTGCAGTGTGAACGGGATGCCGTCAGAGCCCTTTGGCTGGTTCGCCAGTTCGTCGTACGCCTCCTGCTCAATGACTACCCACCCTGACTGCTTCCATGCGAGTCCAACCAGACGGTCGTTGATAGCGATCACCATTCCGTGACACGAATCCCGGTTCTGGGGCCGCTCTCCGTACAGGGGACCGACGAACGAGATCTCAGGATGCTCCGTGAGCGAGTCGACAGTAGATCGCGGGAGAGGCTGATCGGGGAGGGAGTCGACAAGTCCGCTCATATGGTAGCCTCCATGGGCTGCACGGGATTACTGCGGACATACCGGACCTTATCAGTACCGCGGCCGCCGCGACGGTCGAGAAACCCGTTCTCGGCGATCACGGTGAGGTGCTGGCGAACCGTCCGCTCGCCCGCTCCCGTCTCCTCGATCACGTCCCCGACAGTGAACGGCTGCGACCGACGGAGTGCGACGATCCAGATCCGATCTGTGATGCTCGGCTCGGTCATGGGCGGGCCGACGACAGCCTGTCACTTAGTCGTGTCGCACATATCTGCAGAGCGTTGCGAAAATTCGCGCGCCGCCTGCGGCGGTGCGGGTGGTATTTTGTTGTCCCCCCGTAGGGGGGTGCCCTTAGGCACACTCCCTAAGGGGTGTTGCCCGCCCGCTGCGAATGCCGGCCCGCAACTCCCGGTGCGCTACTCGGAAACTATCTGGTAGTGAACAAGAAAACAGCCGTTTCTGTCGCGCGACGGCGGAAAAAGAGGGTGCTGAGTAGTGATGCCTCTCACGAGGACCGCTTCAGCCGGGGATCTCGAACTCGGGGCGTGCGTGCTCCTCGATGTCGATTTCGAAGCCGGCGATCTCGACGGCGGTCTGGATCTGCTCGGCGGACCACGTCGAACCGGTGCCGATCATCTTGCGGACGCGATCGACGGTCTCGTACACGTCGTTGCCCTCGAAGGTCCGTGCAAGGCGCTCGACGGCCTCCGAGCGGGCCTGCTGGGCGTCGTGCTGCAGTAGCGTGTTCGCCTCGGCGACTCGCTCCTGACCGTGATCATCGCCCCACCGGACGCGACCGGGGAAGTGACCGGGAGCGTTCCCCGCGTCCTTCCACGCGTGAAAGCCGTCCTGCACGACCTCGGCGGCGTTCACACCGCTGGCGACACCTTCGTCCGGATGCGGGAGACACGAGCCGAGCTGTAGTTCGGCGCCGTCGTCGGCGACGCGGGCGCCCCACTTCTCGCGCCACGACTCGAAGGCATCGCCGGAGGGTCGCTCGTAGGCGTCTTCTTCGAGGATCGACTCCGCGTGACGGAGACTGTGCTCGATGCTGTTCTGCACGTCCGTGACGGTCCGGCCGATGATCTCCTCGAACTTCTCACGGAGGTGCTGGGAGGCGAACGTGATCGTCCCCTGTTGGGACTCGACGGCGTCGCCCATCCGCTTCAACCAGCGGTACACTGTCGTCTCGCTCGTCTCGCTCTCCTCGGCGAGATCGTCGTAGTGAGCGCGGCCGCCGTCGGCGACGAGCTGCTCGGTGAGCGACTCGTCGGCGGGGGTCATGCGGGAGAACGCCCGCACGAGCATCGATTCTTGCGACCGTTCGATCTTCGGCGTCGGGTCGTCGTGGAGGTCGAGATCTCGAGGCGTCTCCGCTGGCGAGAAGTGCCAGTCCTCGACGAACGTCGACGCGCTGTCGTTCGAAGATCCGAGCGAACTCGGCGCGATCGGGACGCCGGCCCACGTGAGGATGTTGACGAGTCGTTCTTCGAGCTCCTCGACGAGCGCGTGTCGGCGGTCCCACGCGACAGTCTCGCGGTTGATCCGGATGTCCGAGACCTTCCCCTGAAAGAGCAGTCCGAACTTCGGGTGGTACAGTGGATCGTCGGGGTCGGAGTGCTCGTGCTCGGGATCGTAGCACTTCGCTTGCGTCCCGAGCCCGTGACCGGGGATCATCGACGACGCGGCGTCGGCGTTCGAGACGAGCCGGAACATGGCACCGCCGGAGTCGCCGTTGTCCCAGAAGTACGCTCCCTTCGAGGTGTCCTGCGTCGACAGCAGCATCGCGAGCTGGTGCAGGGCGCCGCCCATCCGCGTGAGCTTCTCGGCGAGCGATCGCGAGAGCCGCACGTATCGCTCGTGGACGGAGACGTTGCTCGTCGACAGCGGGCGGGTGAAGTACTCGCTCGACCAGTCGTCGTCAAGGGCGTTCGCGAGCGCCTGACAGGCGCACCGCAACCAGTGTGGGTACTCGTCGAGTTCGAGGTTCGACCCCTGTATCTCGACGTTGAACCCGGTGTCGGGCTGATCCGCGTGGTCGAACGGCGACGGGATCGCATTCCCGGTCTCGACGTGGGTCATACCGGCGTAGCGCGGCCGGATCAGGTAGTTGGCCTTCCGCTCGCCCGCGCCGTCGATCTGGATGCGCGGCTCCCACATCGACCGGTCCTGCGGCAGATCGAACTCGGGACGCGGCGCGATCTTCCCCGCGTAGTCGCCGTCGTCGTCGGTACCGTAGTACAGCGAGACCTCGACCTGCTCGCGCGCATCCTCGTCGACGGGGTCAGCCTCGGAAACCGGGTGCGGGTCGACGCCGTCGAGCCAGGGGAACCGCGCGTCGAAGGACGTACCGCCGTCGAACGCGCGGATGAACCGACACAGTGCCCAGTAGGGCGCCATGTTGTCCGCGATCGAGCCCTGCGTCGCGTAGTTCAGATTCACGCGAGCCTCGTGCGGACAGGTGCGGATGATCGCGGCGTCGGGGTTCGGACGCGTCACCATCGTCAGGTGCCCCGCTGGCCGTCCACGAGCGCCGCACACGAGGCGCAGGCGTCGACACCGCACGGGAGGCGGCGGACCCCACGAGACGAGCCACAGGCGTAGCAGCGGCGCTCGTCGGCAGCGGCGCTCACGCGGCCTCACCCCCGAACCGCGAGAAGTGCTCACTCCGCGTCCACGGAACGACACGCGCACCGCCGCCGCCGTAGGCCCACACCGTCGCCCCGAGCAGATGCAACCGGCTGATCGCGGTCACCGGCCGTCACCTCCGACGAGCTGCTCTTGCTCGGTCTCGCGATGGATGTGCCCGGCACGGAAGACGGTCGCGCGCCGCGACAGTACGTCGAGGACGGTGCCGGGCGCGTCCCCGAAGACGAACACGTGTGAGGCGAACGGCGCGCTGTCGTCGCCGTCACCGAACGCGAGCCGCGAGTCGAGCATCGCGACGGCCTCGGCGTGCTCGACGGCGTCCTGCCACCAGTCGGTGCTGCTGTCGCCCTTCACGAGGTAGCAGATCGAGTCGACGGCGGGGCGCTGCAGTTCGGAGACGACCTTCGGCGTCCACTCGTCCATCGCGGAGTACGGCGGGTTCAGCCACACGTCGCCGTGCCACGGTTGGGCGAGCCCGTCGTCGTCCTCAGTGAACGCCTCGTCGGCGATCGGGGAGCGCTCCGCACCGGCGGCGGCGTCGAGGTCGAACCCACCAACCGCTTCGGCGAGCGGGCGGACGAACTCGGGCGGCGTCGACCACTCGTCGGTCTCCGACGAGGTGAACAGGTCGAGATCGAGACTGGTGTTGCTCACCGGCCGTCACCTCCGTCACGACTCTGGATCTGACGCGCCCACCGATCGAACCAGTCACGTTCCGCGTCTCGCTCGTAGCAGTCGCGACAGCGGAGCGCCGAGTGATCGGTCTCACCGTGGGTCGGGAAGACGCGGACGTGAGCGGGCTCGTCGCAGTCCTTGTCGTCGCAGGTGAGCGGCTCGCCGCCGTCCGTGATCAACGTGGACTGCTCGGCAGTCGCCGCAGCAACGCGCTCGCCGAGCCACGACATCTGTTCGCCGATCCCGCCGAGGTCCAGTTGCTCGAACGGGAACGAGACGGACGGCTCGATACCGGCGTGAAACGTTTCGCGCTCCCGCAGCGGGTCGACGTACGAGCGCCCGGCGAGCACGATGATCTCATCGCCAGTGTCGGCACCGCGGGCGACGAGCCACTCGATCAGTTCCATTCCGATGCGATGCGCCAACTGGTTCAGGCGGTGGTCGTCGAGATCGTCGATGTGGGTCTCGTAGGGATCGATCTCGGCGTCGGGCTCGACGAGGCCGTGTTCTGCCGAGAGGATCGCCCACTCGTCGCCGACGGTCTCGGCGTACGCGCGCTTCTTCGCGAAGTACGTCGACGTGTATAGGTCGCGGGCCTCGGAGCGCTCGTCGCGCTTCGCGGCGCCGCAGCCGACGAGGACGTACTTCACCGCTGCTCACCTCCGTCGGTCGCGGGGAGGGTCTGTTGAGCAACGACGGACCACATCGGCGCCGCCGCGGGATCGTACGAGCAGTACAGGCGCTCCGGCCTGTCGCTGTTGTCGAGTGAGGCCGAGCGGTTGTAACTCCGCTCAACGACTGCCGTCGCGAGGTCTTCCAGACCCTCCGGCGGCTCCGAGTAGGAGACGATCCACTCGCCGTCGACGGCCCGGAGCGTCTCGACGAGGCCGGCGTGGTCGAACAGCGGCCCGCGGTAGTAGTTGTCCTTCTCCTCGGTGTACGGCGGGTCGCAGTAGAACAGTACGTCGTCGCCGTCGTACCGCTTGAACTGCTCAGAGTAGTCGCCGCACTCGATCGCGACGCCCTTGAAGCGGTCGCGGAGGAGCTGGATTCGCTCGGGAACGCGAGCCCATATCTCGGACTTCTGCGGCCCCTTCCGCGGCGTGTCGGTCGCGAACCCGGCGCGCTGTCCGTAGCGGCCACTGAAGCTGGCGTACCGAAGGAAGACCCACCGAGCAGCCTCCTCAACGAGATCCTCGCCGAGGTCCTGCTCGGGGTCGCGGAACTGTCGCGACCACTCGTTGTACAGGCCGCGCGAGTATGGGATGTCGCGGACCGCCTCGGCGAGCTCGTCCGACCGGTCGCGGACGGCCTCGAAGAATCGGACGACGTACTCGTCGCGGTCGTTGAAGATCTCCGCACGACTCCGCGGTTTGTTCAGCAACACCCCCGCAGCGCCGCCGAATGGGACGACGAACGTCTCGTGGTCGCAGAGGTGCTCGACGACCCACGGCGCGAGGTACGTCTTGCTCCCGATGTACGGGAACGCCGAGACCTTCCGTCCCGATCGCTCGAACCCGTTCACCGCTGCTCACCCCCGTCGGTCTCGACGCGATCAGCGCCGTCGACGACTTCGCGCCACCCCTCGACTTCGTCTGCAGGGTCGTAGACACGAGCGACGACGGCGGTCTCGATCGACCCGTCGTCGGCCACGTCGATCCGTTCCAAGACGTTCTCGCCGGTGTGGTCGTAGGAGTGCGAGAACTGCGTGCCGCAGCCGCGACAGACGAGCACGTCGTCGCGCTCGTAGTACAGATCGCCGTCGCAGTCGGGATCGGTACAGCCGCGGAACGCACCGTCGGAGTAGTTGTCCGCGTCGCCGACGGTGACGATCGGGACGCTCACCGTCCGTCACCTCCGTCAGTCCGCGCAGCACCGACGCGCGCGCCCTGGTTGAATGCCGGGTCGTCGTCGGGGTCGACGTGCGTGTCGACGACCTTCCCGGCTGCGGAGCCGCGGCTAATGCGCGGCATGGAATCGCAGGCGGGACAGCGGTGTACGTCGTTATTCCCGTCGCCGAAGACGGCGGCGAACCGGTCGGTGACGTGCGCCCCGCAGTGCAGGCAGCCGGACTCGTCCGACCCGAGGCGCATCATGGGCGACACACCCCGTGATCGAGCGCAGGACAGCGCTGATCGTGCTCGGTGATCTCGGTGCCGCAGAACTCACAGACGAGCACGTCGGCGGTGTCGACGCTCACGCCGACCACCTCCCGAAAACTTCGGGGACGGCGTGGCCGCGCCCCACAAGCTGGCGAACTTCACATCCTTCGCGAGTTGTGTTCGCGCCGCTGCGGCTGAAGGATTCTGTGTTAGTGCTGCTCCCGCGAGAACTCCGGGCCTTCGCAATCGACCCGTATTTAAATGGACTCGCTGGGATTTGAACCCAGGGCCTCTTCCTTGCGAAGGAAGCGATCTACCACTGATCTACGAGCCCGCACTCGCTGAAAGCCCGGGCCGACACTTGAGGGTTCCGTTTCGACCCGCCCTCGCGCGGTTGTCACACACGGAGCAGTCGGGCTCTCCCGGCGCCGACGCCCAGAAGCAGCCCCACGAAATGCGAGATCAGCGCGCTTCCGGCGGGGCTGAACACCACCGTCACCGCCAGCGCGAGTACCCCGACAGCGACGACCAGAAGCCGCGGCGACACGTCGAGCCGTCGCGCCGCGCGCCCGAGCGCGTCGGCGGCGGGATTGGCGGCGGCGACGTAGCCGACGAGCGCGAACGCGGCGCCGCTGATGCCGACGACGCCCGTGGGGACGAGCAGGCCGCCGAGCCACACCTGCGCCAGCCCCGCGAGCGCGCCCGTCGCGAGGACGAAGCCGTGAAACCGGGCCCGGGTCGTCGAGGCGGCCACGGGAACGCCGGCGACGACGACCACGACCGCGTTCGAGAGGAGGTGGCCGACACCTGCGTGGGCGTACACGCTGGTCACGAGCGTCCACGGGTGAACGACCGTCGGCGGCGACAGGACGAACAGGTACGCCGCCAGCGGACGCGCGAGCAGCCCGACGAGCCAGAACGCCGCCGACACCACGGTCATCACCACGAGCGTCTCGGCGACCGGACGGAGCGGCCCGGTTCGGGTCGCCGATCGGACGGAGACCATGCCGAGTACTGCGTGACGTGCGGACAAAGCCGTGCCGCCGGGCGGCGGCCGTCGGCGGCGCCGCCGCTGGCGTGTGTGAAAAACGATGAGAACGGTCGTCGGTGACGGGGGACCCGTACGGGTCCGGTGCGCCTCAGTTCAGTCCTCGAGGACGATCTCGATGGAGACGTCGTTCGGGACCTGGATCCGCATGAGCTGACGGAGCGCGCGTTCGTCGGCGTCGATGTCGATCAGCCGCTTGTGGACGCGCATCTCCCAGTGCTCCCACGTCGCCGTCCCCTCGCCGTCGGGGGACTTGCGCGACGGGACCTCGAGGGTCTTCGTGGGGAGCGGGATGGGACCCGACAGCGCCACGCCGGTCTTGTCCGCGATCTCGCGGACGTCGTCGCAGATGTCGTCCAGGTCGTCGGGGCTCGTGCCCGCGAGTCGGACGCGCGCTTGCTGTCCGGGCATTTACCGTTCGTTGACGGAGAGCACCTTGCCGGCCGCGATGGTCTGACCCATGTCGCGGATGGCGAAGGAGCCCAGCTCCGGGATCTCGCTGGACGGCTCGATGCTGAGGGGCTTCTGCGGGCGCACCGTCACGATGGCCGCGTCGCCGGACTTGATGAAGTCCGGGTTCTCCTCGTCGACCTCGCCCGAGGACGGGTCGAGCTTCTGGTCGAGCGACTCGACCGTACACGCGACCTGCGCCGTGTGGGCGTGGAAGACGGGGGTGTAGCCGGCCGTGATGACCGACGGGTGCTGCATGACGACGACCTGCGCCTGGAAGGTCTCGGCGACCGTCGGCGGGTCGTCCGCGGGACCACAGACGTCGCCGCGGCGGATGTCGTCCTTGCCGACGCCGCGGACGTTGAAGCCGACGTTGTCGCCGGGGCCCGCGTAGTCGACCTCCTCGTGGTGCATCTCGACCGTCTTCACCTCGCCGCCGACGTCCGACGGCTGGAAGGAGACGTTGTCACCGGGGGTCATCTCGCCGGTCTCGATCCGCCCGACGGGGACGGTCCCGATACCCGAGATGGTGTAGACGTCCTGGATGGGCAGACGCAGCGGCGCGTCCGTCGGCGGCTCCGACTCCGGAAGGTTGTTGAGGGCCTCCAGGAGGATCTCGCCGTCGTACCACGACGTGTTCTCGGAGCGGTCGGCGATGTTGTCGCCCTCGAACGCCGAGATCGGGATGAAGCTCGCGTCCTCGGTGCCGAAGCGGACCTGCTTGAGCAGGTCCTCGACCTCGGAGACGACCTCGTTGTAGGAGTCCTCCGAGTAGTCGACGAGGTCCATCTTGTTGATCCCGACGATCAGCTCGTTGATACCCAGCGTGCGCGCCAGGAAGACGTGCTCGCGGGTCTGGGGCGCGACGCCGTCGTCGGCCGCGACGACGAGCACCGCGTTGTCGGCCTGCGAGGCGCCCGTGATCATGTTCTTCACGAAGTCACGGTGGCCCGGGCAGTCGACGATGGTGAAGTAGTACTGTTCGGTGTCGAACTCCTGGTGGGCGATGTCGATCGTGACACCGCGCTCGCGCTCCTCGGCCAGGTTGTCCATGACGTAGGCGAACTCGAAGCCGCCCTTGCCCTTCTCCTCGGCCTCCTCTCGGTGCTGTTCGATCACGTGCTCGGGGACGCTCCCGGTCTCGAAGAGGAGCCGCCCGACGAGCGTGGACTTCCCGTGGTCGACGTGGCCGATGATGGCCAAGTTCTGGTGGGGTTTGTCGCTCATTGTTGAATCAAGCGCTGAGGCGCTCTGTAAGGACGTGTAACGTCCGAACGCCCTAAAACCATTTCGATACGTCAGGCAGCCCAC
Protein-coding sequences here:
- a CDS encoding phage N-6-adenine-methyltransferase, whose amino-acid sequence is MSNTSLDLDLFTSSETDEWSTPPEFVRPLAEAVGGFDLDAAAGAERSPIADEAFTEDDDGLAQPWHGDVWLNPPYSAMDEWTPKVVSELQRPAVDSICYLVKGDSSTDWWQDAVEHAEAVAMLDSRLAFGDGDDSAPFASHVFVFGDAPGTVLDVLSRRATVFRAGHIHRETEQEQLVGGDGR
- a CDS encoding DUF6884 domain-containing protein, producing MKYVLVGCGAAKRDERSEARDLYTSTYFAKKRAYAETVGDEWAILSAEHGLVEPDAEIDPYETHIDDLDDHRLNQLAHRIGMELIEWLVARGADTGDEIIVLAGRSYVDPLRERETFHAGIEPSVSFPFEQLDLGGIGEQMSWLGERVAAATAEQSTLITDGGEPLTCDDKDCDEPAHVRVFPTHGETDHSALRCRDCYERDAERDWFDRWARQIQSRDGGDGR
- a CDS encoding DNA adenine methylase; translation: MNGFERSGRKVSAFPYIGSKTYLAPWVVEHLCDHETFVVPFGGAAGVLLNKPRSRAEIFNDRDEYVVRFFEAVRDRSDELAEAVRDIPYSRGLYNEWSRQFRDPEQDLGEDLVEEAARWVFLRYASFSGRYGQRAGFATDTPRKGPQKSEIWARVPERIQLLRDRFKGVAIECGDYSEQFKRYDGDDVLFYCDPPYTEEKDNYYRGPLFDHAGLVETLRAVDGEWIVSYSEPPEGLEDLATAVVERSYNRSASLDNSDRPERLYCSYDPAAAPMWSVVAQQTLPATDGGEQR
- a CDS encoding DUF7563 family protein, which gives rise to MMRLGSDESGCLHCGAHVTDRFAAVFGDGNNDVHRCPACDSMPRISRGSAAGKVVDTHVDPDDDPAFNQGARVGAARTDGGDGR
- a CDS encoding rhomboid family intramembrane serine protease; translation: MVSVRSATRTGPLRPVAETLVVMTVVSAAFWLVGLLARPLAAYLFVLSPPTVVHPWTLVTSVYAHAGVGHLLSNAVVVVVAGVPVAASTTRARFHGFVLATGALAGLAQVWLGGLLVPTGVVGISGAAFALVGYVAAANPAADALGRAARRLDVSPRLLVVAVGVLALAVTVVFSPAGSALISHFVGLLLGVGAGRARLLRV
- the rpsJ gene encoding 30S ribosomal protein S10; this encodes MPGQQARVRLAGTSPDDLDDICDDVREIADKTGVALSGPIPLPTKTLEVPSRKSPDGEGTATWEHWEMRVHKRLIDIDADERALRQLMRIQVPNDVSIEIVLED
- the tuf gene encoding translation elongation factor EF-1 subunit alpha, whose translation is MSDKPHQNLAIIGHVDHGKSTLVGRLLFETGSVPEHVIEQHREEAEEKGKGGFEFAYVMDNLAEERERGVTIDIAHQEFDTEQYYFTIVDCPGHRDFVKNMITGASQADNAVLVVAADDGVAPQTREHVFLARTLGINELIVGINKMDLVDYSEDSYNEVVSEVEDLLKQVRFGTEDASFIPISAFEGDNIADRSENTSWYDGEILLEALNNLPESEPPTDAPLRLPIQDVYTISGIGTVPVGRIETGEMTPGDNVSFQPSDVGGEVKTVEMHHEEVDYAGPGDNVGFNVRGVGKDDIRRGDVCGPADDPPTVAETFQAQVVVMQHPSVITAGYTPVFHAHTAQVACTVESLDQKLDPSSGEVDEENPDFIKSGDAAIVTVRPQKPLSIEPSSEIPELGSFAIRDMGQTIAAGKVLSVNER